A region of Blattabacterium cuenoti STAT DNA encodes the following proteins:
- a CDS encoding citrate synthase yields MCSFVNFNINGSHYKLPVIYGTFYEKAINISKLRESTGLITFDPGLKNTGITKSSISFIDGEKGELLYRGYPIEQIINQCSFIETSYLILNGELPNTAQLKSFSEKVKKFSFIHHKDINKILDNIPVFYHPMGILSSLTYILDAFMNSIQEEDLYLHLLAKLPILAALTYRKRMGLPPVCADPYLDYTSNLLKMFFSVPNKSYEPNPIISDTLNKILILHADHEQNCSTTTVRLLGSVHVGLFSSISAGMSALWGKLHGGANQAVIEMLEDILKSGGNIKKWIEKAKNKKDPFRLMGFGHRIYKNFDPRAKIAKKVAENVIQKLGISDPILKLAKNVEKKALQDSYFLEKKLYPNIDFYSGIIYQAIGIPKDMFTVMFALGRLPGWMAHWKEMKLNKEPIGRPRQVYTGYKKRNIK; encoded by the coding sequence ATGTGCAGTTTCGTGAATTTTAATATTAATGGATCCCATTATAAACTTCCTGTTATTTATGGAACTTTTTATGAAAAAGCTATTAATATTTCTAAATTAAGGGAAAGTACAGGGTTGATTACATTTGATCCAGGATTAAAAAATACAGGAATTACTAAAAGTTCTATTAGTTTTATAGATGGAGAAAAAGGAGAACTATTATATAGAGGATATCCTATTGAACAAATTATCAATCAATGTTCGTTTATAGAAACAAGTTACCTTATTTTAAATGGAGAACTACCTAATACTGCACAATTAAAATCTTTTTCTGAAAAAGTAAAAAAATTTAGTTTTATTCATCATAAGGATATAAATAAAATACTTGATAACATTCCAGTTTTTTATCATCCAATGGGAATTTTATCTTCTTTAACCTATATTTTAGATGCATTTATGAATTCTATACAGGAAGAAGATCTATATCTTCATTTGTTAGCTAAATTACCTATTTTAGCAGCTTTAACTTATAGAAAAAGAATGGGGTTACCTCCTGTTTGTGCAGATCCTTATCTTGATTATACTTCAAATTTGTTAAAAATGTTTTTTTCTGTTCCCAATAAATCTTATGAACCAAATCCAATTATTTCGGATACTTTGAATAAGATTTTAATATTACATGCTGATCATGAGCAAAATTGTTCTACAACTACCGTTCGTTTATTGGGATCTGTTCATGTTGGATTATTTTCATCTATTTCTGCAGGAATGAGTGCTCTTTGGGGTAAATTACATGGAGGAGCAAATCAAGCTGTAATTGAAATGTTAGAAGATATTTTAAAAAGTGGGGGAAATATAAAAAAATGGATAGAGAAAGCAAAAAATAAAAAAGATCCATTTCGACTTATGGGTTTTGGACATAGGATTTATAAAAATTTCGATCCTAGAGCTAAAATAGCTAAAAAAGTAGCTGAAAATGTAATTCAAAAATTAGGAATTTCTGATCCAATATTGAAATTGGCAAAAAATGTTGAAAAAAAAGCTCTTCAGGATTCTTATTTTTTAGAAAAAAAACTTTATCCTAATATTGATTTTTATTCCGGAATTATTTATCAAGCTATAGGTATTCCAAAAGATATGTTTACTGTTATGTTTGCTTTAGGAAGATTACCGGGGTGGATGGCTCATTGGAAAGAAATGAAATTAAATAAAGAACCAATAGGTAGACCTAGACAAGTTTATACAGGATATAAAAAAAGAAATATAAAATAA
- a CDS encoding GYDIA family GHMP kinase has translation MDRHRRFFYYSHGKLLLTGEYFILCGACGLALPTIKGQSLTIFRHNLSSVLHWKSYDEINQLWFEGIFKLPSLDICYETERKTALKLRDLLLKSKKIQKNFFPNSLGMNVKTKLEFPRNWGLGSSSTLINNIAKWAKIDPYLLLGNNFQGSGYDIACVSISKPIIYKLWNKKPHIIPIEFNPPFKNQLFFLHLNKKQNTCNEIRYFRSNISNISSENINTISYITQKIPFCKTLKEFEELLLKHEKIISKILNLPTIKETHFPDYLGIVKSLGAWGGDFVLISSRKGMKNYFSNKGFDTLISFDEMIFKK, from the coding sequence ATGGATCGACATAGACGTTTTTTTTATTATAGTCATGGAAAACTATTGTTAACAGGAGAATATTTTATTCTCTGTGGAGCTTGTGGATTAGCTCTTCCGACAATTAAAGGGCAATCATTAACTATTTTTAGACATAATCTATCTTCTGTTTTACATTGGAAAAGTTATGATGAAATCAATCAACTTTGGTTTGAAGGAATTTTTAAACTTCCTTCCTTAGATATTTGTTATGAAACAGAAAGAAAAACAGCTCTTAAATTAAGAGATTTATTATTGAAATCTAAAAAAATTCAAAAAAATTTTTTTCCTAATTCATTAGGAATGAACGTAAAAACAAAATTAGAATTTCCAAGAAATTGGGGATTAGGTAGTAGTTCTACATTAATTAATAACATAGCAAAATGGGCTAAAATAGATCCTTATTTGTTATTAGGAAATAATTTTCAAGGTAGTGGATATGATATTGCTTGTGTTTCTATTTCGAAACCTATAATTTATAAATTATGGAATAAAAAACCTCATATTATTCCCATAGAATTTAATCCACCTTTTAAAAATCAACTTTTTTTTCTGCATCTTAATAAAAAACAAAATACTTGTAATGAAATACGATATTTTCGATCTAATATATCTAATATATCTAGTGAAAATATTAATACTATATCTTACATAACTCAAAAAATTCCTTTTTGTAAAACATTAAAAGAATTTGAAGAATTGTTATTAAAACATGAAAAAATTATATCAAAAATATTAAATCTTCCTACTATTAAAGAAACACATTTTCCAGATTATCTAGGGATTGTTAAAAGTTTAGGTGCTTGGGGAGGGGATTTTGTTTTGATAAGTTCTAGAAAAGGAATGAAAAATTACTTTTCTAATAAAGGATTTGATACTCTTATTTCATTTGATGAAATGATTTTTAAAAAATAA
- the fabD gene encoding ACP S-malonyltransferase: MKAYLFPGQGSQFVGMGKDLYKNSHLAKKLFQLSDDILGFRITSIMFDGTIETLKNTKYTQLAIYIYSVIKAKTLNNFDPDMVAGHSLGELSALAAINVFSFEDGLKLVNQRASIMQNICEKTHGGMAVIFGLEDSIIENVCKNDHGVIVPSNYNCPKQLVISGETKALKRVCFFLKKIGAKKIFILPVHGAFHSPIMKPAQKKFQNIINQIFFKDSKYPIYQNVTALPAIKSYDIKKNLVKQLTYPVKWKQSIRNMISHGAVSFTEIGPGNILQGLIKKISKNFS; this comes from the coding sequence ATGAAAGCTTATCTATTTCCTGGTCAAGGATCTCAATTTGTAGGAATGGGAAAAGATTTATACAAAAATTCTCATTTAGCAAAAAAATTATTTCAATTATCTGATGATATTCTAGGTTTTAGAATTACATCTATCATGTTTGATGGAACTATAGAAACCTTAAAAAATACAAAATATACACAATTAGCAATTTATATATATTCAGTTATAAAAGCAAAAACATTAAATAATTTTGATCCTGATATGGTAGCTGGACATTCTCTTGGCGAACTATCTGCTTTAGCTGCAATTAATGTATTTTCTTTTGAAGATGGTTTAAAATTAGTAAATCAAAGAGCATCAATAATGCAAAATATTTGTGAGAAAACTCACGGAGGAATGGCTGTTATATTTGGATTAGAAGATTCTATTATAGAAAATGTTTGTAAAAACGATCATGGAGTTATAGTTCCATCTAATTACAATTGTCCTAAACAATTAGTTATTTCTGGAGAAACAAAAGCCCTGAAAAGAGTTTGTTTTTTTCTAAAAAAAATAGGTGCTAAAAAAATATTTATTCTTCCCGTTCATGGAGCCTTTCATTCTCCAATTATGAAACCAGCTCAAAAAAAATTTCAAAATATTATAAATCAAATTTTTTTTAAAGATTCTAAATATCCAATATACCAAAATGTAACGGCTTTACCTGCTATAAAATCTTATGATATAAAAAAGAATCTAGTCAAACAATTGACTTATCCAGTTAAATGGAAACAATCTATAAGAAATATGATTTCTCATGGAGCTGTTTCATTTACAGAAATAGGACCAGGAAATATTTTACAAGGGTTAATTAAAAAAATTTCAAAGAATTTTTCCTAA
- a CDS encoding TatD family hydrolase, whose amino-acid sequence MKITDTHTHLYMKEFDEDINYVIQNAFHKGINRFLLPSIDSSNIPNILKLEKKYPNICFSMIGLHPNKVNPYSLEKELQNIKTWLYKHSFISIGEIGMDLLENKFIYEQEYAFQTQIKWAKQRKLPIIIHCRKAFDQVFHILSKEKNSFLKGVFHCFSGTLEQARKIIDFGIKLGIGGIITFKNSDISKFLHEISLNHLVLETDSPYLSPHPLRGKRNEPKNLRIILRKLSKIYSMSEDKIADIIHWNVEELFFTPF is encoded by the coding sequence ATGAAAATTACTGATACTCATACTCATTTATATATGAAAGAATTTGATGAAGATATTAATTATGTAATACAAAATGCCTTTCATAAAGGAATAAATAGATTTTTACTTCCTTCTATAGATAGTTCTAATATTCCTAATATATTAAAATTAGAAAAAAAATATCCCAATATATGTTTTTCCATGATAGGATTACATCCTAATAAAGTAAACCCATATAGTTTAGAAAAAGAATTACAAAATATAAAAACATGGTTATACAAACATTCTTTTATTTCTATAGGAGAAATTGGAATGGATTTATTAGAAAATAAATTTATTTATGAACAAGAATACGCTTTTCAAACTCAAATAAAATGGGCTAAACAAAGAAAACTTCCTATAATTATACATTGTAGAAAAGCTTTTGATCAAGTTTTTCATATTTTATCAAAAGAAAAAAACTCCTTCCTTAAAGGAGTTTTTCATTGTTTTTCAGGAACCCTAGAACAAGCGAGAAAAATTATTGATTTTGGAATTAAGCTAGGTATTGGAGGAATAATTACTTTTAAAAATAGTGATATTAGTAAATTTTTACATGAAATAAGTTTGAATCATTTAGTATTAGAAACCGATTCTCCTTATCTTTCTCCACATCCTTTGAGAGGAAAAAGAAATGAACCAAAAAATTTAAGAATAATTTTAAGAAAATTATCAAAAATTTATTCTATGTCAGAAGATAAAATAGCCGATATCATTCATTGGAATGTAGAAGAATTATTTTTCACACCATTTTAG
- the fumC gene encoding class II fumarate hydratase: protein MTHSRIEKDTLGVVRVPINKYWGAQTERSRKNFKIGPEASMPIEIIHAFGFLKKAAAHVNFEFGFLSKKKKDMISLVCDEIINEKLNDQFPLVIWQTGSGTHTNMNINEVISNRAHVLMGKELGKFQPLIHPNDDVNMSQSSNDTFSTAMHIAAYQKLVKKTIPSIQELKKNFEKKSKFFQNIIKIGRTHLMDATPITLGQEFSGYVSQIDHGLNVIEKTLDHLSELAIGGTAVGTGLNTPKGYDKKITEYICELTGFPFKVAKNKFEAISSHDAIVESHSAIKQIAVSLIKISNDIRFLSSGPRSGIGEIYIPENEPGSSMMPGKVNPTQCEAIIMVCTQIIGNDMSISMAGSSGNYELNVSKPLMAYNFLQSAQLLADACVSFSSFCVMGIQPNYKRIKEFLDKSLMLVTALNTHIGYEKSAEIAKFAYKNNTTLKEEAIRLGYLTIEEFEKFVNPSKMV, encoded by the coding sequence ATGACACATTCTAGAATAGAAAAAGATACTTTAGGAGTTGTTAGAGTTCCTATCAATAAATATTGGGGTGCACAAACAGAAAGATCTAGAAAAAATTTTAAAATTGGTCCAGAAGCTTCTATGCCTATAGAAATTATTCATGCATTTGGTTTTTTGAAAAAAGCGGCTGCTCATGTTAATTTTGAGTTTGGTTTTTTATCCAAAAAAAAGAAAGATATGATATCCTTAGTTTGTGACGAAATTATAAACGAAAAACTAAATGATCAATTTCCTTTAGTTATATGGCAAACAGGATCAGGAACTCATACTAATATGAATATTAATGAAGTTATCTCTAATAGAGCTCATGTTTTGATGGGTAAAGAATTAGGAAAATTTCAACCTCTTATTCATCCTAATGATGATGTGAACATGTCTCAATCATCTAATGATACTTTTTCTACAGCAATGCATATTGCTGCTTATCAAAAACTAGTAAAAAAAACTATTCCTTCAATTCAAGAATTAAAAAAAAATTTTGAAAAAAAATCTAAATTTTTTCAAAATATTATAAAAATAGGAAGAACTCATCTTATGGATGCAACTCCTATTACTTTAGGACAAGAATTTTCAGGATATGTTTCTCAAATAGATCATGGATTAAATGTTATAGAAAAAACTTTAGATCATCTTTCTGAATTAGCAATAGGAGGGACAGCTGTAGGAACAGGGTTAAACACTCCTAAAGGATATGATAAAAAAATAACTGAATATATATGTGAATTAACTGGTTTTCCTTTTAAAGTAGCAAAAAATAAATTTGAAGCAATATCATCTCATGATGCTATAGTAGAATCTCATAGTGCTATTAAACAAATAGCTGTTTCCTTGATTAAAATATCAAATGATATTCGTTTTTTATCTTCTGGTCCGCGTTCAGGAATTGGAGAAATTTATATCCCTGAAAATGAACCTGGATCATCTATGATGCCTGGAAAAGTAAATCCTACTCAATGCGAAGCTATTATTATGGTTTGCACTCAAATTATAGGGAATGATATGTCTATTTCTATGGCTGGATCTTCAGGAAATTATGAACTAAATGTATCTAAACCATTAATGGCATATAATTTTTTGCAATCTGCTCAACTTCTTGCAGATGCTTGTGTTTCTTTTTCTTCTTTTTGCGTAATGGGGATACAACCTAATTATAAAAGAATTAAAGAATTTTTGGATAAATCCTTGATGCTAGTTACAGCATTAAATACTCATATTGGATATGAAAAATCAGCAGAAATTGCAAAATTTGCTTATAAAAATAATACTACATTGAAAGAAGAAGCAATTCGATTAGGATATTTAACTATTGAAGAATTTGAAAAATTTGTGAACCCATCTAAAATGGTGTGA
- a CDS encoding FtsB family cell division protein has product MIKKKYKILLKNKYFWISIFFFIWMSFFDSNSFMLHYKFRNSIQEMTSNRDFLRKKILLEGIQLKKLTTDSMYLEKLAREKFYMKKEDEDLFIISIKKKNRKNKNLTSHINK; this is encoded by the coding sequence ATGATAAAAAAAAAATACAAAATCCTACTAAAAAATAAATATTTTTGGATTAGTATCTTTTTCTTTATATGGATGTCTTTTTTTGATTCTAATTCTTTTATGTTACACTATAAATTTCGAAATAGTATTCAAGAAATGACATCCAATAGAGATTTTTTAAGAAAAAAAATTTTATTAGAAGGAATTCAATTAAAAAAACTAACTACAGATTCTATGTATCTTGAAAAATTAGCAAGAGAAAAATTTTACATGAAAAAAGAAGATGAAGACTTATTTATTATATCTATAAAGAAAAAAAATCGAAAAAACAAGAATTTAACGTCCCATATAAATAAGTAA
- the mnmG gene encoding tRNA uridine-5-carboxymethylaminomethyl(34) synthesis enzyme MnmG: MFLDIYDVIVVGGGHAGIEAASASSNMGSKTLLITTNFQTIGQMSCNPAIGGIAKGQIIREIDALGGNSGRISDYSTIQFRMLNKSKGPAMWSPRSQCDRKLFSYYWRFFLEKNYKLDLYQDTVSSLIIEQHKVKGVKTIFGLKIKGRSVILTNGTFLNGKIHIGRKKINGGRISEQETKGITEQLTKNFGFKSGRMKTGTSPRVDGRSLNYEKMKSQNGDIDPKKFSFFYKTKKLKQQRKCYITYTNQKVHDFIRSKFNQSPVYTGAIQGISPRYCPSIEEKISRFSDKKEHTIFVEPEGWNTVEVYVNGFSTSFSEKIQYQSLKQVSGFEKVKILKPGYAIEYDYFPPEQLKATLESKIIENLFFAGQINGTTGYEEAAAQGLMAGINVHLKIRKKEPFILKRSQAYIGVLIDDLVTKGTKEPYRMFTSRAEYRMLLRQDNADERLTPMGYNIGLISENKMRILDRKKSKIEKCMYLFQNKNFDPKTINPVLSAKKSPIIDHNKKIETILSRSEIDIQDITSIPFLIEEIKKNGFTHEILEQVFIRIKYKGYIDREKKNAKKLLKLENLKIPNNFDYKSIKSLSSEAKEKLNYYRPISLAQASRISGISPSDLSVLLIYMGR, translated from the coding sequence ATGTTTCTAGATATATACGATGTAATTGTAGTTGGAGGAGGACATGCGGGGATTGAAGCTGCTTCTGCATCTTCTAATATGGGATCTAAAACTCTACTTATTACCACTAATTTTCAAACTATAGGTCAAATGTCATGTAATCCGGCTATAGGAGGAATCGCAAAAGGTCAAATAATTAGAGAAATTGATGCCTTAGGTGGAAATTCTGGAAGAATTTCAGATTATAGTACAATTCAATTTAGAATGTTAAATAAATCTAAAGGACCTGCCATGTGGAGCCCTAGATCTCAATGTGATAGAAAATTATTCTCCTATTATTGGAGGTTTTTTTTAGAAAAAAATTATAAATTAGATTTATACCAGGATACAGTATCGTCTTTAATAATAGAACAACATAAAGTAAAAGGAGTCAAAACTATCTTTGGTTTAAAAATTAAAGGAAGGTCAGTAATACTTACAAATGGTACTTTTTTAAATGGAAAAATACATATTGGGAGAAAAAAGATTAATGGAGGAAGAATATCAGAACAAGAAACAAAAGGAATTACAGAACAATTAACTAAAAACTTTGGATTTAAGTCTGGAAGAATGAAAACAGGAACATCGCCAAGAGTAGATGGACGTTCTTTAAATTATGAGAAAATGAAATCTCAAAATGGAGATATAGATCCGAAAAAATTTTCTTTTTTTTATAAAACAAAAAAACTAAAACAACAAAGAAAATGTTACATAACTTATACTAATCAAAAAGTACATGATTTTATACGAAGTAAATTTAATCAATCTCCAGTTTATACAGGAGCTATTCAAGGGATTAGTCCTAGATATTGTCCTTCTATAGAAGAAAAAATTTCACGATTTTCGGATAAAAAAGAACATACGATTTTTGTTGAACCGGAAGGATGGAATACTGTAGAAGTATATGTTAATGGTTTTTCAACTTCTTTTTCAGAAAAAATACAATATCAATCTTTGAAACAAGTTTCAGGATTTGAAAAAGTAAAAATATTAAAACCTGGATATGCCATTGAATATGATTATTTTCCACCAGAACAATTAAAGGCGACATTGGAAAGTAAAATTATAGAGAATCTTTTTTTTGCTGGACAAATTAATGGAACAACTGGATATGAAGAAGCAGCAGCACAAGGTTTAATGGCAGGAATTAATGTTCATTTAAAAATTCGTAAAAAAGAACCATTTATTCTTAAAAGAAGTCAGGCTTATATTGGGGTTTTAATAGATGATTTAGTAACAAAAGGAACAAAAGAGCCTTATAGAATGTTTACTTCAAGAGCAGAATATAGAATGTTATTACGACAAGATAATGCTGATGAAAGATTAACTCCTATGGGATACAATATAGGTTTAATTTCAGAAAATAAAATGAGAATATTAGATAGAAAAAAATCTAAAATAGAAAAATGTATGTATTTATTTCAGAATAAAAATTTCGATCCAAAGACTATAAATCCTGTATTATCTGCTAAAAAATCTCCTATAATAGATCATAATAAAAAAATAGAAACTATTTTGTCTCGTTCTGAAATTGATATTCAAGATATCACGTCCATTCCATTTTTAATAGAAGAAATTAAAAAAAATGGTTTTACTCATGAAATATTGGAACAAGTTTTTATTAGGATTAAATATAAAGGATATATAGATAGAGAAAAAAAAAATGCAAAAAAATTATTGAAATTAGAAAATCTTAAAATTCCAAATAATTTTGATTATAAATCAATTAAATCTCTTTCTTCAGAAGCAAAAGAAAAATTAAATTACTATCGTCCAATATCATTAGCTCAAGCTTCAAGAATTAGTGGAATTTCTCCTTCAGATTTAAGTGTTTTACTTATTTATATGGGACGTTAA
- the ybeY gene encoding rRNA maturation RNase YbeY — MINFFYEISDFHIKNDSFLIKEICILLNNESIYIGNVNYIFCNDHFLLDLNQRYLKNNFYTDVLAFNYSINGSISGDIFISIDRIYENSKRWNQFFMLELKRVMIHAVLHLLGYDDHNHTDKKIMKKKEEFYLILFQF; from the coding sequence ATGATTAATTTTTTTTATGAAATATCTGATTTTCACATTAAAAATGATTCTTTTTTAATTAAAGAAATTTGTATTTTACTAAACAATGAAAGTATATATATTGGAAATGTTAATTATATTTTTTGTAATGATCATTTTCTTTTAGATTTAAATCAGAGATATTTAAAAAATAATTTTTATACAGATGTGCTTGCATTTAATTATTCTATCAATGGATCTATATCTGGAGATATATTTATTAGTATAGATCGTATTTATGAAAATTCTAAGCGATGGAATCAATTTTTCATGCTTGAGTTGAAACGTGTAATGATACATGCTGTTCTACATCTTTTAGGATATGATGACCATAATCATACAGATAAAAAGATTATGAAAAAAAAAGAAGAGTTTTATTTAATTTTATTTCAATTTTAG
- the pssA gene encoding CDP-diacylglycerol--serine O-phosphatidyltransferase — protein sequence MKKIIPNIFTLINLFCGCISIILLQSRNFNYSYVFTLFSIIFDFLDGYFSRCMKIKNIFGKELDSLADMVSFGVVPSIIVFFLLKNKSQIPFIEYLSFLISIFSACRLARFNISSNNKNHVIGLTTPINTLFFSSLSIIITNNIIPFFLIKKGIIYIIAMFFIIFLSCYLLVSQIPMFSFKFENFSYKKNKTRYIFLLISTFLLLTLHIVALPCIIIFYIIISIYFYKIKKINIK from the coding sequence ATGAAAAAAATAATTCCTAATATATTCACTTTAATAAATTTATTTTGTGGATGCATTTCTATTATACTTCTTCAATCTAGAAATTTTAATTATTCTTACGTTTTTACTTTATTTTCAATAATTTTTGATTTTTTGGATGGTTATTTTTCTAGATGTATGAAAATAAAAAATATCTTTGGAAAAGAATTAGATTCTCTAGCAGATATGGTTTCTTTTGGAGTAGTTCCATCCATAATAGTTTTTTTTTTATTGAAAAACAAAAGTCAAATTCCATTTATTGAATATTTGTCTTTTTTAATTTCCATTTTTTCTGCATGTCGTTTAGCTAGATTTAATATTTCTTCTAATAATAAAAATCATGTTATAGGATTAACTACTCCTATAAATACCTTATTTTTTTCTTCTCTATCTATTATAATTACAAATAATATAATTCCTTTTTTTCTTATAAAAAAAGGAATTATATATATCATTGCAATGTTTTTTATAATATTCTTATCATGTTACCTTTTGGTATCTCAAATACCAATGTTTTCTTTTAAGTTTGAAAATTTTTCTTATAAAAAAAATAAAACACGTTATATTTTTTTATTGATTAGTACATTTCTTTTATTAACTTTACATATAGTCGCTTTGCCATGCATTATTATTTTTTATATTATAATCTCAATTTATTTTTATAAGATTAAAAAAATCAATATTAAATAA
- a CDS encoding 3'-5' exonuclease, which yields MKLKLHRPICFFDIEATGINIGKDRIIEISILKIFPHGEQEDKTWLIYPGIPIPPQSTAIHGIKDEDVVGKMKFKDIAYYIFKMIENTDLAGYNSNRFDIPILAEEMLRAGMSFDIKKHRTIDVQVIFHKMEPRTLSAAYKYYCSKNIIKAHSSREDTFATYEILLAQLEKYKNLKEDVKSLNQFSHQKNIADLAGFIKIDEEGNEVFNFGKYKGEKVFEIFEKYPNYYGWIQNSDFPLYTKKILTEIKLRKFNG from the coding sequence ATGAAATTAAAACTTCATCGTCCTATTTGTTTTTTTGATATAGAAGCAACAGGAATTAATATAGGAAAAGATAGGATTATAGAAATATCTATATTAAAAATATTTCCTCATGGAGAACAAGAAGATAAAACTTGGTTAATATATCCTGGAATTCCTATTCCTCCACAATCAACGGCAATTCATGGAATTAAAGATGAAGATGTAGTAGGAAAGATGAAATTTAAAGATATAGCTTATTATATTTTTAAAATGATTGAAAATACAGATTTAGCAGGTTATAACTCTAATAGATTTGATATTCCAATTTTAGCAGAAGAAATGCTTCGTGCAGGAATGTCTTTTGACATTAAAAAACACAGAACTATAGATGTTCAAGTTATTTTTCATAAAATGGAACCCAGAACTCTTTCTGCTGCTTACAAATACTATTGTAGTAAAAATATCATAAAAGCTCATAGTTCTAGAGAAGATACGTTTGCCACATATGAAATACTATTAGCACAATTAGAAAAATATAAGAACTTAAAAGAAGATGTAAAAAGTCTAAATCAATTTTCCCATCAAAAAAACATAGCAGATCTTGCTGGATTTATAAAAATAGATGAAGAAGGAAATGAAGTTTTCAATTTTGGAAAGTATAAAGGAGAAAAAGTTTTCGAAATATTTGAGAAATATCCGAATTATTATGGATGGATACAAAATTCAGATTTTCCATTATATACAAAAAAAATATTAACAGAAATAAAATTAAGAAAATTTAATGGATAA